One Deinococcus cellulosilyticus NBRC 106333 = KACC 11606 DNA segment encodes these proteins:
- a CDS encoding CpXC domain-containing protein: MTSSRQHPFTCPNCSKKYQVTLYEVINIGTHPDLHDDLFAGKINTTTCPSCSEATFVEEPLTYYDPRLEYCVHYVPAASLEDPTLEVFEQFDEQGRVELSDKRLPAYIPGNHVVFDVQELLTYIFFRRKLAEFYPILRKRKKVM; the protein is encoded by the coding sequence ATGACCAGCTCCAGACAGCACCCATTTACCTGCCCGAATTGCAGCAAGAAATATCAGGTGACCTTATATGAGGTGATCAACATCGGGACCCACCCCGATCTGCACGATGACCTGTTTGCAGGGAAAATCAACACCACCACCTGCCCATCTTGCAGCGAAGCGACTTTTGTGGAAGAACCCCTCACCTATTACGATCCCCGTCTGGAGTACTGCGTGCATTATGTGCCTGCAGCCAGTCTGGAAGACCCCACCTTAGAGGTTTTTGAGCAATTTGATGAACAGGGACGGGTGGAGCTGTCCGACAAGCGCCTGCCAGCCTACATTCCTGGCAACCATGTGGTTTTTGATGTGCAGGAACTGCTGACTTACATTTTCTTCAGGCGCAAACTTGCAGAATTCTATCCGATTCTGCGCAAACGCAAGAAAGTCATGTGA
- a CDS encoding DUF2971 domain-containing protein codes for MPLKCSEVPDDALIWRYMDLASFLFLLQRSQLALRRVDTFEDHFEGHLPRAMELKVKDNEPRHKQRETQRALHYMRQHTHVVCWNISDQECYAMWKIYGREQNSVCINTTVSRLKKAIRPIEQPMELVKIHYIDMTSSNIESEVKVNNVNFKDISFQYENEVRLLAHCIDQQELKSYSAQAENHIEDFDTPIFQSFDVNLDDLIQEIYVNPNAGEHLPEIIFDLCKTYHGDIQLQDRIQPSRFLWEPEF; via the coding sequence ATGCCTCTGAAATGCAGTGAAGTCCCGGACGACGCCCTGATCTGGCGTTACATGGACCTGGCCAGCTTCCTCTTCTTGCTCCAGAGGTCCCAGCTGGCCCTGAGAAGGGTGGACACCTTCGAGGACCACTTTGAGGGGCACCTCCCCAGAGCCATGGAGCTGAAGGTCAAAGACAACGAACCGCGCCACAAACAACGGGAAACCCAGCGTGCCCTGCACTACATGCGGCAGCACACCCACGTGGTCTGCTGGAACATCTCCGATCAGGAATGCTACGCCATGTGGAAAATCTATGGCCGCGAGCAGAACAGCGTCTGCATCAACACCACCGTAAGCCGCCTCAAAAAAGCCATCCGGCCCATTGAGCAGCCCATGGAGCTTGTCAAAATCCACTACATCGACATGACCTCCAGCAACATCGAATCCGAAGTGAAGGTCAACAACGTCAACTTCAAGGACATCAGCTTCCAGTACGAAAACGAAGTGAGGTTGCTTGCCCACTGCATCGACCAGCAGGAACTGAAATCCTACTCTGCACAGGCAGAAAACCACATCGAGGATTTCGACACCCCGATTTTCCAGTCCTTTGATGTGAACCTCGATGACCTGATTCAGGAGATCTACGTGAACCCCAACGCAGGCGAGCACCTTCCAGAGATCATTTTTGACCTGTGCAAGACCTACCACGGGGACATCCAGCTTCAGGACCGCATTCAGCCTTCCAGGTTTCTGTGGGAGCCAGAATTCTAA
- a CDS encoding diguanylate cyclase domain-containing protein, whose amino-acid sequence MMDDSQPMNSAPQGALIRDPDSGAYSRELFAPRLAEEAARATRELSALTLCLLEVRAEGGLSGDQVREVLALVRQTLRVSDVIFRFSDAEFLLMLPATIKSDGQMTCERLLQNLRGQLPAEVSLHVGLATHPEDLLDHEKLLDLLYARKDAAVQAGPDTCVSTGS is encoded by the coding sequence ATGATGGATGATTCCCAGCCCATGAATTCCGCCCCCCAGGGTGCCCTGATCCGTGACCCGGACAGTGGGGCCTACAGCCGGGAGCTTTTTGCTCCACGCCTCGCTGAGGAGGCCGCCCGGGCCACCCGGGAGCTCAGTGCCCTGACCCTGTGCCTGCTTGAAGTTCGTGCTGAAGGAGGGCTCTCTGGCGATCAGGTGCGGGAGGTGCTTGCGCTGGTCCGGCAGACCCTCAGGGTTTCGGATGTGATTTTTCGCTTCAGTGATGCCGAGTTTCTGTTGATGCTGCCTGCCACCATCAAATCGGATGGTCAGATGACCTGTGAACGCCTGCTGCAGAATCTGCGGGGACAACTGCCTGCTGAGGTTTCGCTGCATGTGGGGCTGGCAACCCATCCTGAAGACCTGCTGGACCACGAGAAACTGCTGGACCTGCTCTATGCCCGCAAGGATGCTGCCGTGCAGGCAGGTCCAGACACCTGTGTCTCCACAGGCAGCTGA
- the topA gene encoding type I DNA topoisomerase: MAKTLVIVESPAKAKTIEKYLGKDYQVESSIGHIRDLPNSASEVPEQYKQKPWASLGIDVEHDFKPLYVVPSEKKKHVARLKALVKEAREVVLATDDDREGESIAWHLYQELKPKVPVKRMVFHEITPEAIRNAIQHPRQIDENLVHAQEARRVLDRLYGYEVSPVLWRKVAPKLSAGRVQSVATRLLVERERERMRFRSAEFWSLEGLFRTLKDEGFTAALIELGGVRLATGKDFDPLTGQLKPDAKVVLLKKADAESLLERLKTTAFSVVSTEERPFTQKPYAPFITSSLQQEGSRKLGFSAQRTMRTAQRLYEQGYITYMRTDSTTLSKEAMEAARKQVRQMYGDDYLHPTPRTYDKKAKNAQEAHEAIRPAGSSFRTPQDVRGELSDDEFRLYDLIWKRTVASQMADARGRRMQVRLQGADAIFSASGKTIDFPGFLRAYVEGSDDPEAALEDRELILPPMQKGDEVRAKDMRTREHHTQPPARYTEASLVQALEGAGIGRPSTYASIISTIQDRGYVFKRGTALIPTWTAFATQALLENHFSRLVDYNFTARMEEDLDEIAGGRKEHVPYLQAFYFGDEGLKSQIQKQLDQIDPRAISLIPVPALEGSDIEVRLGKFGAYMKKGEASATLPNDIAPDELTLEQAEDLLSKGGDESILGQDPETGQDVVAKAGRYGPYVQMGEKTASLFPTDSLSGMTLERALKLLSIPRLVGELDGEEVWAMNGRYGPYLKKGKDNRTLATHEMLFTVTPEEARVLFAAPRTRGQAAAPLKVFEYPDRTPILVKVGRFGPYLTDGENNAYLRAGEDAHSLTAEKTRELMAERGKPPKAKAGKTARKAPAAKTSSKASKTAVKTPAKAAAKSSSKTSKATSKTAAKASKAASKAPEVKEKADWKDLKSHLDVLSDTERKLIVALRDENRKAEDVAPELGLDVKKAKGMMLQISKKLQEAWRKTVTA, translated from the coding sequence ATGGCTAAGACACTGGTGATTGTGGAATCGCCCGCCAAGGCGAAAACCATTGAGAAATATCTGGGGAAAGACTACCAGGTGGAGTCCTCCATCGGGCACATCCGCGACCTGCCGAATTCGGCCTCTGAAGTGCCGGAGCAGTACAAGCAGAAGCCCTGGGCCAGCCTGGGGATTGATGTGGAGCATGATTTCAAACCTCTTTATGTGGTGCCCTCTGAAAAGAAAAAACACGTTGCCCGCCTGAAGGCCCTGGTCAAAGAGGCCCGGGAGGTGGTGCTCGCAACCGACGATGACCGCGAGGGGGAAAGCATCGCCTGGCACCTGTACCAGGAACTGAAACCCAAGGTGCCGGTCAAGCGCATGGTCTTTCACGAAATCACCCCGGAGGCCATCCGCAACGCCATCCAGCACCCCCGCCAGATCGATGAGAACCTGGTGCATGCCCAGGAGGCCCGCCGGGTGCTGGACCGCCTGTACGGCTATGAGGTGTCTCCGGTGCTGTGGCGCAAAGTGGCCCCCAAACTCAGTGCAGGCCGGGTGCAGAGTGTGGCCACCCGTCTGCTCGTCGAGCGTGAACGGGAACGCATGCGTTTCCGAAGTGCAGAGTTCTGGAGCCTGGAGGGCCTTTTCAGAACCCTCAAAGACGAGGGATTCACCGCAGCCCTGATTGAACTGGGTGGGGTGCGCCTGGCCACCGGCAAAGACTTTGACCCCCTCACCGGACAGTTGAAGCCCGATGCGAAAGTGGTTCTGCTGAAAAAAGCAGATGCAGAAAGCCTGCTGGAGCGACTGAAAACCACTGCGTTCTCGGTGGTTTCCACCGAAGAGCGCCCCTTCACCCAGAAGCCCTACGCCCCTTTCATCACCTCCAGCCTGCAACAGGAAGGGTCAAGAAAGCTCGGGTTCAGTGCCCAGCGCACCATGCGTACTGCACAGCGTCTTTACGAGCAGGGGTACATCACCTACATGCGAACGGACTCCACCACCCTTTCCAAAGAGGCGATGGAGGCGGCCCGCAAGCAGGTGCGCCAGATGTACGGGGACGATTATTTGCACCCCACCCCCCGCACCTACGACAAGAAGGCCAAAAATGCCCAGGAGGCCCACGAGGCGATCCGCCCTGCCGGGTCCAGCTTCCGCACCCCCCAGGACGTGAGGGGCGAACTGTCCGACGATGAATTCAGGCTCTACGACCTGATCTGGAAGCGCACCGTCGCAAGCCAGATGGCCGACGCCAGAGGCCGCAGAATGCAGGTGCGGTTGCAGGGCGCAGATGCCATCTTCAGTGCCAGCGGAAAAACCATCGACTTTCCGGGATTCCTGCGGGCCTACGTGGAAGGCAGTGACGACCCTGAAGCCGCCCTTGAAGACCGCGAACTGATCCTGCCCCCCATGCAGAAAGGGGACGAGGTGCGTGCGAAAGACATGCGCACCCGCGAGCACCACACCCAGCCTCCGGCCCGCTACACCGAAGCTTCCCTGGTGCAGGCGCTCGAAGGTGCCGGGATTGGTCGCCCTTCTACGTATGCCAGCATCATCTCCACCATTCAGGACCGGGGGTACGTCTTTAAACGGGGCACAGCCCTGATCCCAACCTGGACGGCTTTTGCAACCCAGGCCCTGCTGGAGAACCACTTCTCCAGGCTGGTGGACTACAACTTCACGGCCCGCATGGAAGAAGACCTCGACGAGATTGCCGGAGGCCGTAAGGAGCATGTGCCTTACCTGCAGGCCTTCTACTTCGGAGATGAGGGCCTGAAATCCCAGATCCAGAAACAGCTCGATCAGATTGATCCCCGCGCCATCAGCCTGATTCCTGTCCCTGCCCTCGAAGGTTCAGACATTGAGGTTCGGCTGGGCAAATTCGGGGCGTACATGAAAAAAGGGGAGGCCAGTGCCACCCTGCCCAACGACATTGCCCCCGACGAACTGACCCTGGAGCAGGCCGAAGACCTCCTCTCCAAAGGGGGAGACGAAAGCATCCTCGGACAGGACCCGGAAACCGGACAGGATGTGGTTGCCAAGGCAGGCCGTTATGGCCCTTACGTCCAGATGGGCGAGAAAACCGCCAGCCTGTTTCCCACAGACTCCCTGAGCGGCATGACGCTGGAACGTGCCCTCAAACTGCTCTCCATTCCCCGACTGGTCGGAGAGCTCGATGGGGAAGAGGTGTGGGCCATGAACGGACGCTATGGCCCCTACCTGAAAAAAGGCAAGGACAACCGCACCCTCGCCACCCACGAGATGCTCTTCACAGTCACGCCCGAAGAAGCCCGTGTTCTCTTCGCTGCCCCCAGAACACGTGGGCAGGCCGCAGCTCCCCTCAAGGTCTTCGAGTACCCGGACCGCACCCCCATTCTGGTCAAGGTGGGCCGCTTTGGACCTTACCTGACCGACGGTGAAAACAATGCCTACCTGCGGGCAGGAGAAGACGCCCACAGCCTGACTGCTGAAAAGACCCGTGAACTCATGGCAGAACGGGGCAAGCCACCCAAGGCCAAGGCAGGCAAAACAGCCAGAAAAGCCCCTGCTGCCAAAACCAGCAGCAAGGCCAGCAAAACAGCAGTCAAAACCCCTGCAAAAGCAGCGGCCAAAAGCTCCAGCAAAACCAGCAAGGCCACCTCAAAAACTGCAGCCAAGGCTTCAAAAGCTGCCAGCAAAGCCCCTGAAGTCAAGGAAAAAGCAGACTGGAAGGACCTCAAGTCCCATCTGGATGTTCTGAGTGACACGGAACGCAAACTGATCGTGGCCCTCAGGGATGAGAACCGCAAAGCGGAAGACGTGGCCCCTGAACTCGGGCTGGACGTCAAAAAAGCCAAAGGCATGATGCTGCAGATCTCCAAGAAACTGCAGGAAGCCTGGCGCAAAACCGTCACAGCCTGA
- a CDS encoding CHASE2 domain-containing protein, translating into MRTAVWARIHAFMQPSTYLWRTLPLALLLMVMQAFQLFKSTDDSFWDLWTRLLPGYSSSPVVLVTIDEKTLSEYGRISSWDRRLYVQALDHLQEAGATAIGLDVLFPERSPQDREFIAALKKPNVVLADAEIFGQRVPRHPDLKNANYGAILLNTSSGNIARTFQTRYTFASDGRTYPGFAAQLVEASGTAVRPSEVPQYLSYNAPPGQGFLRLSFSDVIAGNFRYGDVQNRIVLIGVTAGGLERDQVLSPFSQGWLGNPLPIAGVEAQATAVHTLLQGGFTSPHPMTLAVLSALILLLIACTQVRGRVVVVLTAFLIFAQGMLFQEGLILPTTALLLAVVGGLLLRLVFAFADVQQGINAQLKRLSAQFNGDRPFLGNPLKRLELLREIEEKLAQERQRLQVLLDNVDAPMFLAGADGKITLQNPSSLRLLGEDPELQDLKEHFDVPDLAEGIDRVLSGESSYEALSENGLITLRPLGTGGLVGSVTPTNHFTHLLEQHDQQAAAIVHDFRSPLTSIMGFAQFMEADATPEQKEILGIMLSEARRIADLIDDFLMVSRSRAAILDMREVDLAALIRRAAAVAAPMFTEKHMVLQLDLPRTVFVEIDDRAMTRALLNLLSNAVKYSSPFSEVTVQLRMQDEEVLLSVQDHGVGLSPEDQQRLFGRFFRSSNPAIQEVKGTGLGLHTVKELIKAHGGEIWVDSELGMGSTFTIHLPLKETVLVPELV; encoded by the coding sequence ATGAGAACAGCGGTGTGGGCGCGAATTCATGCATTTATGCAGCCTTCCACTTATTTGTGGCGCACCCTGCCTCTTGCCCTCCTGTTGATGGTCATGCAGGCTTTTCAGCTGTTCAAGAGCACTGATGACAGCTTCTGGGACCTGTGGACCCGGCTGCTTCCCGGCTATTCCAGCAGTCCTGTGGTGCTGGTCACCATTGATGAAAAAACCCTTTCAGAATACGGGCGAATCAGCAGCTGGGACCGCCGCCTCTACGTGCAGGCCCTGGACCACCTGCAGGAGGCCGGGGCAACTGCCATCGGACTGGATGTGCTTTTTCCAGAGCGTTCCCCTCAGGACCGTGAGTTCATTGCCGCACTGAAAAAACCCAATGTGGTCCTGGCAGATGCCGAGATCTTCGGGCAGCGGGTGCCCAGACACCCCGACCTGAAGAATGCAAATTATGGGGCCATCCTGCTGAACACCTCTTCGGGCAACATTGCACGCACCTTCCAGACCCGCTACACCTTCGCCTCCGATGGGCGGACTTATCCTGGTTTTGCGGCCCAGCTGGTTGAAGCCTCTGGAACGGCAGTCCGCCCTTCTGAAGTTCCCCAGTACCTTTCTTACAACGCACCTCCCGGACAGGGGTTCTTGCGGCTCTCTTTTTCAGATGTGATTGCTGGAAACTTCCGTTACGGGGACGTGCAAAACCGCATTGTGCTGATCGGGGTGACTGCAGGCGGCCTGGAACGCGATCAGGTGCTGAGTCCCTTCAGCCAGGGCTGGCTGGGAAACCCCCTGCCCATTGCAGGGGTGGAAGCCCAGGCCACCGCAGTGCACACCCTGCTGCAGGGAGGGTTCACCTCTCCCCATCCCATGACCCTTGCGGTGCTCTCTGCCCTGATCCTGCTCCTGATCGCCTGCACCCAGGTGCGGGGTCGGGTGGTGGTGGTGCTGACTGCCTTCCTGATTTTCGCCCAGGGCATGCTTTTTCAGGAGGGCCTGATCCTGCCCACCACTGCACTGCTCCTGGCCGTGGTCGGAGGCCTGCTGCTCAGGCTGGTCTTTGCCTTCGCAGACGTGCAGCAGGGCATCAATGCACAACTTAAACGCCTCAGTGCCCAGTTCAATGGAGACCGTCCTTTTCTGGGCAACCCCCTGAAACGCCTGGAGCTGCTCAGGGAAATTGAAGAGAAACTGGCCCAGGAACGCCAGCGGTTGCAGGTGCTGCTGGACAATGTGGACGCACCGATGTTCCTGGCAGGCGCGGATGGCAAGATCACCCTGCAAAACCCATCTTCCCTGCGCCTGCTGGGTGAGGACCCAGAGTTGCAGGACCTCAAGGAACACTTTGATGTTCCAGACCTCGCAGAAGGCATTGACCGGGTCCTCTCCGGCGAGAGCAGTTACGAGGCCCTCAGCGAAAACGGCCTGATCACCCTGCGGCCTCTGGGCACAGGAGGACTGGTCGGGTCGGTCACCCCCACCAACCACTTCACCCACCTGCTCGAACAGCACGACCAGCAGGCCGCAGCCATCGTGCACGATTTCCGCAGCCCACTCACCAGCATCATGGGTTTCGCCCAGTTCATGGAGGCAGACGCCACCCCCGAACAGAAGGAAATTCTGGGCATCATGCTCTCGGAGGCACGCCGCATTGCCGACCTGATCGACGACTTCCTGATGGTCTCCCGTTCCAGGGCCGCCATTCTGGACATGCGCGAGGTGGACCTTGCCGCCCTGATTCGCCGTGCTGCCGCGGTGGCTGCACCCATGTTCACCGAGAAACACATGGTGTTGCAACTGGATTTGCCCCGCACCGTCTTCGTGGAAATTGATGACCGGGCCATGACCCGCGCCCTTCTCAACCTGCTCTCCAACGCCGTGAAGTACTCCAGTCCTTTCAGTGAAGTGACTGTGCAACTGAGGATGCAAGACGAAGAGGTGCTCCTGAGCGTGCAGGACCACGGGGTGGGCCTCTCCCCTGAAGACCAGCAGCGCCTTTTTGGACGTTTCTTCCGCAGCAGCAACCCGGCCATTCAGGAAGTCAAAGGCACGGGTCTGGGCCTCCACACCGTCAAGGAACTGATCAAAGCCCACGGGGGTGAAATCTGGGTGGACAGCGAACTCGGAATGGGGTCCACCTTCACCATTCACCTGCCCTTGAAGGAAACGGTGCTGGTGCCGGAACTGGTGTAA
- the mqnC gene encoding cyclic dehypoxanthinyl futalosine synthase yields MDVLEKALNGERLSHAEIVSLYHLPLGDVAAVAHELRLRRSDPHTVTFLIDRNINYTNVCNVACNFCAFYRTRKQSDAYTLDYEHISQKIRELEAVGGTRILMQGGVNPELPFEYYTGLLRHIKANHPTIRIEAFSPEEILGFEKFFGMDADEILDRLIEAGLDGLPGAGGEILEDDVRAKAAPARIRTFDWLRILDIAQKKGLYTISTMVIGFGETLEQRASHLIKIRDQQDKALHDYQNGFAGFAMWTLQTENTRLAGKAPGATAYEYLQNLAVSRIALDNQPNIQASWPAQGFKVAQTALFYGANDVGSTMLEENVVSAAGGHSRHNATVRELIRIIDDAGFQPAQRNSFFQVIKPIDAKAFLTAQTSPA; encoded by the coding sequence ATGGATGTCCTGGAAAAAGCCCTGAACGGAGAACGCCTCTCCCATGCCGAGATCGTCTCCCTGTACCACCTGCCGCTCGGTGATGTTGCCGCAGTGGCCCATGAATTGCGGCTCAGACGTTCCGACCCTCATACCGTGACCTTTCTGATTGACCGCAACATCAACTACACCAACGTGTGCAATGTGGCCTGCAACTTCTGTGCCTTCTACCGCACCCGCAAGCAGTCCGATGCCTACACCCTCGATTACGAGCACATCTCCCAGAAAATCCGGGAGCTTGAAGCCGTGGGAGGCACCCGCATCCTGATGCAAGGGGGCGTGAACCCCGAGTTGCCCTTTGAGTACTACACCGGGCTCCTCAGGCACATCAAGGCCAACCACCCCACCATCCGCATTGAAGCTTTCAGTCCGGAAGAGATTCTGGGATTCGAGAAGTTCTTTGGGATGGACGCAGATGAGATTCTGGACCGCCTGATCGAGGCTGGCCTGGACGGTCTGCCCGGGGCAGGCGGAGAGATTCTGGAAGATGACGTGCGGGCCAAAGCCGCCCCTGCCCGGATTCGCACCTTCGACTGGCTGCGGATTCTGGACATCGCCCAGAAAAAAGGCCTCTACACCATCTCCACCATGGTGATTGGTTTTGGCGAGACTTTGGAGCAGCGTGCCAGCCACCTGATCAAAATCCGGGACCAGCAGGACAAAGCCCTGCACGATTACCAGAATGGCTTTGCGGGCTTTGCGATGTGGACCCTGCAGACCGAGAACACGAGGCTCGCCGGAAAAGCCCCCGGAGCCACGGCCTACGAGTACCTGCAGAACCTCGCCGTGAGCCGCATTGCCCTGGACAACCAGCCCAACATCCAGGCCTCCTGGCCTGCCCAGGGCTTCAAGGTGGCCCAGACCGCCCTGTTCTACGGGGCCAACGATGTCGGGTCCACCATGCTGGAAGAGAACGTGGTTTCTGCTGCAGGGGGCCACAGCCGCCACAACGCCACCGTGCGGGAACTGATCCGCATCATCGACGATGCAGGTTTCCAACCTGCCCAGCGCAACAGCTTCTTCCAGGTCATCAAACCCATCGACGCAAAAGCTTTCCTGACAGCCCAGACCTCACCTGCCTGA
- a CDS encoding GGDEF domain-containing protein, translated as MEHQPDPTSTPDELLIRDPLTGSYTRGLLEPRLTEELARAEREISPLVVCHFDLDGFRDYNLEQGPEAGDQVLRDATQWTYQSIRSSDLLFRSGGDEFVLVLPSTTREQAMVVCQRILERFAQGPVSISMGVASYPEDGDDTLTLLLVAQKRQQEARSRGTGQFVTHEQGESPRIYFNTQMKPVEREEQFSALEAFLGALPEHRQGVLLLDSEPGSGRTFFLRKAAMLAQQQNYLVLPLMYSGTPEGTQTLAETQVLQGLLDEVEHAAKTGLLVLYDAAVAVPPQVLGQVLTEHDNSRALGIIAVGEPDAAPAVSLSQVISLPPFTVQGLHRWVRDVFHWDAPLSFIELLHESTEGFPGRAEQHLKSMLAQGKLQYTGGTWTVQPEA; from the coding sequence ATGGAACATCAGCCTGACCCCACATCCACCCCCGATGAACTCCTGATCCGGGACCCCCTCACCGGAAGTTACACCCGTGGCCTGCTGGAACCGCGTCTTACCGAGGAACTGGCCCGTGCTGAGCGGGAAATCAGCCCACTGGTGGTGTGCCATTTCGATCTGGATGGTTTTCGGGATTACAACTTGGAGCAGGGTCCCGAAGCAGGAGACCAGGTGCTCAGGGATGCCACACAGTGGACGTACCAGTCGATTCGCTCCTCGGATTTGCTGTTCCGTTCTGGTGGGGATGAATTCGTGCTGGTCCTGCCCTCCACCACCCGTGAACAGGCCATGGTGGTGTGCCAGCGCATTCTGGAGCGGTTTGCGCAGGGGCCTGTGTCCATCAGCATGGGGGTGGCCTCCTATCCTGAAGATGGGGACGACACCCTGACCCTGCTTCTGGTGGCCCAGAAGCGGCAGCAGGAGGCCCGCAGCAGGGGCACCGGGCAGTTTGTCACCCATGAGCAGGGGGAGAGCCCCAGAATCTATTTCAACACCCAGATGAAGCCCGTGGAACGAGAGGAGCAGTTCAGTGCCCTCGAAGCGTTCCTGGGTGCCCTCCCAGAGCACCGTCAGGGCGTGCTGCTCCTGGACAGTGAACCCGGATCTGGACGCACCTTTTTTCTGAGAAAGGCCGCCATGCTGGCCCAGCAACAGAATTATCTGGTTCTGCCCCTGATGTATTCAGGAACCCCTGAAGGCACCCAGACCCTTGCCGAGACCCAGGTGCTGCAGGGTCTGCTGGACGAAGTGGAACATGCTGCAAAAACCGGTCTGCTGGTGCTTTACGATGCTGCTGTGGCGGTGCCTCCACAGGTGCTCGGGCAGGTGCTCACAGAGCACGACAACTCCAGGGCCCTGGGCATCATTGCCGTGGGAGAACCAGATGCAGCACCTGCAGTTTCGCTGTCCCAGGTCATTTCCTTGCCCCCTTTCACAGTGCAGGGGCTGCACCGCTGGGTCAGGGATGTCTTCCACTGGGACGCTCCCCTTTCTTTCATCGAGCTTCTTCATGAGAGCACTGAAGGCTTTCCAGGTCGGGCCGAACAGCACCTGAAATCCATGCTCGCTCAGGGAAAACTGCAATACACCGGAGGGACCTGGACCGTACAGCCTGAGGCCTGA